The following coding sequences are from one Candidatus Omnitrophota bacterium window:
- a CDS encoding tetratricopeptide repeat protein produces MMESQCGKRILACFLTFEMVFVFADCSNAPYSQFNQGVVNLHTGDEAKAESSFEEAVRQDPHNAEAWNQLGIIAFDRGDKEKAEKCFRSALELKPHNAVYTRNLAIVFAQKKELDLADRMLGKALELDPSDADTYVALAKVKALTGDKESARQAAEKALKLNPAHQEAIAVRSWLREPSP; encoded by the coding sequence ATGATGGAGTCGCAATGCGGAAAGCGAATACTCGCCTGTTTTTTGACATTTGAAATGGTTTTCGTATTCGCCGATTGTTCCAACGCCCCCTATTCTCAATTCAATCAAGGAGTCGTCAACCTCCATACCGGCGACGAGGCGAAGGCGGAATCGTCTTTTGAAGAGGCGGTACGTCAGGACCCCCATAACGCAGAAGCCTGGAATCAACTGGGCATAATCGCTTTCGATCGCGGCGATAAGGAGAAAGCAGAGAAATGTTTCCGTTCGGCGCTCGAATTGAAGCCCCATAACGCCGTCTATACCCGCAACCTGGCGATCGTCTTCGCGCAAAAGAAAGAGTTGGATTTAGCGGACCGGATGCTCGGCAAAGCGCTCGAGTTGGATCCTTCCGATGCCGATACCTATGTGGCGTTGGCGAAAGTCAAAGCCTTGACCGGCGATAAAGAGTCCGCCCGCCAAGCTGCGGAAAAAGCGCTCAAGTTGAATCCCGCCCATCAAGAGGCGATCGCAGTGCGCAGTTGGCTGCGAGAGCCTTCTCCCTAA
- a CDS encoding BatA domain-containing protein, with translation MLTFTNPLLLWAFPVLVLPWIFRRRREERILHIDFPLLRFLRESEEKERVNPFLQELLLLLLRTMLLAMLLLALAGPKWTVDAPGRKSLFSSLFSFGRMFQSHVLVLDTSYSMGYGTGETSWFHQARQAWDLIERNIRGLSLDRVQWDRTTVAPDRSSRLFSLSSREIETLFQSAPSAEGTSVPELMTASQRSFDDAHSMILVTDGQRLPWAPLLDSSVDFKFPASLLAVSVGEKPVVNRWCEVKMLSSPPWGIAGWETIAGQTRSLGGDGVSGTVSIIHAESGDPAYSDAVSFPASPNAVAALPFLFTSRFSDLMARDVQRKRPDVLKFSIKLEPADPLPIDNEMTLEVPVIENFSLAILCDAAVDSPVLSILTSALNPLAGSPQSPPVRLENLNPPLREISESVDLAVIVPSLVSTWSPLESTAAMEYIKNGGAAIIFTIASEMELESWNRFLTELGWVWNPTEASAAPEGVAVSSAGLLTQSLKVWEESIWKPWLPKRHGNLKTGASLVSYRLGDQSCGLIAEASLGKGKFWLVNTSLALDSETLLSPALPPFLWETAKEAARLKKQYALTLPAPKPESNLTLLTDQEKSQLSERYGVQFTGMETLEKTLNSRFGGTDLRMLLLFLCVLLGLTESWLSNHLASI, from the coding sequence ATGTTGACTTTTACGAATCCGCTCTTGTTATGGGCGTTTCCCGTTCTCGTTCTTCCTTGGATATTCCGCCGCCGGCGCGAGGAGCGGATATTGCATATCGATTTTCCCCTGCTTCGTTTTCTGCGCGAGTCGGAAGAGAAGGAGCGCGTCAATCCTTTCCTGCAGGAACTTTTGTTACTTCTTTTACGGACGATGTTATTGGCGATGCTGCTGCTCGCGCTGGCAGGTCCTAAATGGACAGTCGATGCTCCCGGACGAAAGAGTTTGTTTTCCTCATTGTTTTCTTTCGGGCGTATGTTTCAGTCTCACGTGCTGGTTTTAGATACTTCTTATAGCATGGGATATGGAACTGGGGAAACATCCTGGTTCCATCAAGCGCGCCAAGCTTGGGACCTTATAGAAAGAAATATTCGCGGCTTGTCGTTGGATCGCGTTCAATGGGATCGGACGACGGTTGCGCCGGATCGTTCTTCCCGCCTTTTCTCTCTCTCCTCCCGCGAGATAGAAACGTTGTTTCAATCTGCGCCTAGTGCGGAAGGAACGTCCGTTCCAGAATTGATGACGGCTTCCCAGCGATCCTTCGACGACGCTCATAGCATGATTCTCGTAACCGACGGCCAACGCCTGCCCTGGGCGCCGCTTTTGGATTCCTCGGTGGATTTCAAATTCCCCGCCTCTCTTCTCGCCGTTTCAGTAGGCGAGAAGCCTGTCGTCAATCGGTGGTGCGAAGTGAAGATGCTATCGTCTCCCCCATGGGGAATCGCCGGTTGGGAGACCATCGCGGGACAAACGCGCTCGCTGGGCGGCGACGGCGTTTCTGGGACTGTTTCCATTATTCATGCGGAATCCGGCGATCCCGCCTATTCCGATGCGGTTTCGTTTCCCGCATCCCCGAACGCCGTTGCGGCGCTGCCTTTTCTTTTCACCTCTCGATTCTCCGATTTAATGGCGAGGGACGTCCAACGTAAGCGCCCCGATGTATTGAAATTTTCCATTAAGCTGGAACCGGCGGACCCGCTTCCCATCGATAACGAGATGACGTTGGAGGTTCCCGTAATTGAAAATTTCTCCCTAGCGATTCTCTGCGACGCCGCCGTGGATTCCCCAGTTTTGTCCATTCTAACATCGGCTCTCAATCCGCTGGCCGGTTCGCCGCAATCGCCGCCGGTTCGTCTGGAAAACCTTAATCCGCCCCTTCGCGAAATCTCTGAGTCGGTCGATCTCGCCGTTATCGTTCCCAGCCTCGTATCTACCTGGTCGCCTTTGGAATCCACCGCTGCGATGGAATACATCAAAAACGGCGGCGCCGCCATTATTTTTACAATCGCATCCGAAATGGAGTTGGAATCCTGGAATCGCTTCTTGACGGAACTGGGATGGGTATGGAATCCAACGGAAGCGTCCGCCGCGCCGGAAGGCGTTGCCGTCTCCAGCGCAGGACTCTTGACACAATCACTGAAAGTTTGGGAAGAATCGATATGGAAGCCTTGGCTGCCCAAGCGTCATGGAAACTTGAAAACGGGCGCTTCCCTCGTTTCCTACCGCCTGGGCGATCAAAGTTGCGGCTTAATCGCGGAAGCGTCATTGGGCAAGGGAAAATTCTGGTTGGTCAATACATCGCTCGCCCTCGATTCCGAAACGCTCCTATCCCCCGCGCTGCCTCCCTTCCTGTGGGAAACGGCCAAAGAAGCGGCGCGGCTGAAAAAGCAATACGCGCTTACCCTCCCGGCGCCAAAACCGGAATCCAACCTCACCCTCCTGACGGATCAAGAAAAATCGCAATTGTCCGAACGGTACGGCGTTCAATTCACGGGAATGGAAACCCTGGAAAAGACGCTGAATAGCCGCTTCGGCGGAACCGACCTGCGAATGCTGCTCCTCTTCCTCTGCGTCCTGCTAGGCTTAACGGAATCCTGGCTCTCCAACCATTTGGCGTCGATATAG
- a CDS encoding type II toxin-antitoxin system VapC family toxin — protein sequence MNEEADRLLSGDYTVSAPYFLLLEFSNFLLRKRRKGELSDKEAREVQMTVLDCIDIFHSTDQLIPRANQISTEINHSPYDCLYLAAAESQRSFLITADRELYDRVRNSPYRNIIAWIEYPVL from the coding sequence ATGAATGAGGAGGCGGATCGTCTTCTCTCTGGCGATTATACGGTGAGCGCGCCTTATTTTCTGCTCTTGGAATTTTCCAATTTCCTTCTTAGAAAGCGCCGCAAGGGCGAACTCTCCGATAAAGAAGCACGCGAGGTTCAGATGACAGTTCTCGATTGCATCGATATATTTCATTCCACAGATCAACTTATCCCTAGAGCGAATCAAATTTCCACTGAAATTAACCACTCGCCCTACGATTGTCTCTATTTGGCCGCCGCGGAATCTCAACGATCTTTCCTAATCACGGCCGATAGAGAATTGTATGATCGGGTGAGGAATAGTCCTTATCGCAACATTATCGCATGGATTGAATATCCAGTTTTATAA
- a CDS encoding O-antigen ligase family protein has protein sequence MPPSFPPRDLKFITVLLAILFLFAPLFPQLSTPQFAYFFRSVIDLLIVVAFCRLGLVSAMARILLFPISIPALAGLAWLFLELMQTPDLYRAKGKCMVLLTVWMLFVLMRLIPITNASRRWLCLCLALGGVLAALHGLYLQWTGFGEFIDVMKENALYDDAMRKELIVSLEANRALGRFGNPNHLAGYLALSLWPFWFLWKEERAAWPRRLLPVMALPILICLYRTYSRSGLLALLAAMLFVFLYELIERGYGPRLMRWAWIAGGLCLAGIVAAGLLGWFMAQGIIPSPPPSLFGGRLLTISTVEARMDFYRGALAIIKQNPWLGVGPEGFESYYCSFIRPGDRESRYVHNFLLEAGVEGGAIGFFLVSWLLFAVIRYLRRAWQNYPHERAVIFSAAGCFGTLVFLSLLDFHNNLMEFWIAPVFFLGLASRNSIAAPPPERSLRWMGIGFCAVLALSWTFWGFCRYFNEIDRDKGYYLVVDHQPAAAQQAYERAVLFDRTDADSWRSLSLIWAEIPERDAQLRRLSYIKTAVRWAPRRALIRSDYAAALFALGYSEQALREIEIAQRLFPARPKYYEIMADFYRLLGQPEQAAQEKQKAEAIQKEIEARYPS, from the coding sequence ATGCCACCATCCTTCCCCCCCCGCGATCTTAAATTCATAACCGTCTTGTTAGCCATCCTCTTTCTGTTCGCGCCGCTTTTTCCTCAATTGTCCACTCCCCAGTTCGCCTATTTCTTTCGTTCCGTCATTGATCTTTTGATTGTCGTTGCTTTCTGCCGGTTGGGATTGGTTTCGGCGATGGCTCGAATTCTGCTATTCCCTATATCGATCCCTGCTCTTGCGGGATTGGCTTGGCTGTTCTTGGAATTGATGCAAACGCCTGACTTGTATCGCGCCAAAGGCAAGTGCATGGTTTTATTAACGGTGTGGATGTTGTTCGTCCTGATGCGTCTGATTCCCATAACGAATGCTTCGCGGCGCTGGCTTTGTCTTTGTCTCGCGTTGGGCGGCGTTCTCGCCGCTTTGCATGGGCTTTATTTGCAATGGACGGGCTTCGGCGAATTTATCGACGTTATGAAAGAAAACGCTCTCTATGACGACGCTATGCGCAAGGAACTCATCGTCTCGCTGGAAGCCAACCGCGCTTTGGGGCGCTTCGGCAATCCCAATCACCTGGCGGGGTATCTTGCGCTCTCGCTCTGGCCGTTCTGGTTCCTTTGGAAAGAAGAGCGCGCCGCCTGGCCGCGCCGCTTGCTGCCCGTGATGGCGCTTCCCATCTTGATTTGTCTTTACCGAACCTATTCCCGCAGCGGGCTGCTGGCTTTGCTCGCGGCGATGCTTTTCGTTTTTCTTTATGAATTGATCGAGCGAGGTTACGGTCCCCGGCTCATGCGTTGGGCTTGGATCGCTGGCGGATTATGTCTTGCGGGGATCGTCGCGGCGGGATTGCTGGGATGGTTCATGGCGCAGGGAATTATCCCCTCGCCGCCGCCGTCGCTTTTCGGTGGACGGCTATTGACGATATCGACGGTGGAAGCGCGGATGGATTTCTATCGCGGCGCTTTGGCGATTATCAAGCAAAATCCCTGGCTGGGCGTGGGGCCGGAAGGATTCGAATCTTACTACTGTTCCTTTATACGTCCCGGTGACCGCGAATCCCGTTATGTACATAATTTCCTGTTGGAAGCGGGCGTCGAGGGCGGCGCCATCGGTTTTTTCCTTGTCTCATGGCTACTTTTCGCCGTGATCCGATACTTGCGCCGCGCTTGGCAAAACTATCCGCATGAACGCGCCGTCATCTTCTCCGCCGCCGGTTGCTTTGGGACGCTCGTTTTTCTCTCTCTGTTGGATTTTCACAATAATCTTATGGAATTCTGGATTGCTCCCGTCTTTTTTTTGGGTTTGGCTTCTCGCAATTCTATTGCAGCGCCGCCGCCGGAGCGCTCACTGCGCTGGATGGGGATTGGATTCTGCGCGGTTCTGGCGTTGTCGTGGACGTTTTGGGGATTCTGCCGTTATTTCAACGAGATCGACCGCGACAAAGGGTATTATCTGGTTGTCGACCATCAGCCCGCCGCCGCCCAACAGGCTTATGAACGCGCTGTTCTGTTTGATCGGACGGACGCCGATTCCTGGCGCAGTCTAAGCCTGATTTGGGCGGAAATCCCCGAACGAGACGCCCAATTGCGCCGATTATCCTATATAAAAACCGCCGTCCGCTGGGCGCCGCGCCGCGCTTTGATCCGTTCCGATTACGCTGCAGCTCTCTTTGCGCTAGGATATTCCGAGCAAGCGCTGCGCGAAATCGAAATTGCGCAGCGTTTGTTTCCCGCCCGGCCCAAGTATTATGAAATCATGGCGGATTTTTACCGCCTCCTCGGCCAGCCGGAGCAAGCGGCGCAAGAAAAGCAAAAAGCCGAGGCCATCCAAAAAGAGATAGAAGCGCGATATCCGTCATGA